From the genome of Methylocystis bryophila, one region includes:
- a CDS encoding DUF1192 family protein, with amino-acid sequence MAEDPDEKPREKPEHKIGEKLDEVSVAELDARIALLREEIARLEAARDAKRAAQAAADAFFKK; translated from the coding sequence GTGGCGGAAGATCCGGACGAGAAGCCCCGGGAGAAGCCGGAGCACAAGATCGGCGAGAAGCTCGATGAAGTCTCCGTCGCCGAGCTCGACGCCCGCATCGCGCTTCTGCGCGAGGAGATCGCCCGCCTCGAGGCCGCGCGGGACGCCAAGCGCGCGGCGCAGGCGGCGGCGGACGCTTTCTTCAAGAAATAG
- the aspS gene encoding aspartate--tRNA ligase, with amino-acid sequence MHRYRTHNCGELRDAHIGAKTRLSGWCHRIRDHGGVLFIDLRDHYGMTQCVIDPDSPAFAQAEKLRSEWVARFDGEVRRRPAGNENAETPTGAIEVYVREIEVLGPAAELPLPVFGDQPYPEETRLKYRFLDLRREKLHANIMLRGKVIDELRARMKRQGFFEFQTPILTASSPEGARDFLVPSRIHPGKFYALPQAPQQYKQLLMMAGFDRYFQIAPCFRDEDPRADRLPGEFYQLDVEMSFVTQEDVFAALEPVIHGVFDLFKGERVVRPGPWPRIPYAEAMLKYGTDKPDLRNPLEIVDVSEEFSRDDVSFKAFRGKVVRAIPAPGAAAQPRSFFDKLNDWARSEGAPGLGYVIFEEENGALAGKGPIAKFIPAEVQAAIAAKARVKAGDAVFFSAGEETAAAKLAGQARLRIGAELDVTKTDSFEFCWVVDFPMFEWNEDEKKVDFSHNPFSMPQGGLDALDTMDPLQIKAFQYDIACNGFEIASGGVRNHRPEAMVRAFEIAGYGEEEVVQRFGGMYRAFHYGAPPHGGMAAGLDRIVMLLAGEQNLREVTLFPMNQRAEDLLMSAPSEATPKQLRELHLRVNPPQKT; translated from the coding sequence ATGCATCGCTATCGCACGCACAATTGCGGAGAGCTCCGCGACGCCCATATCGGCGCAAAAACCCGCCTCTCCGGCTGGTGTCATCGCATCCGCGACCACGGCGGCGTGCTGTTCATCGATCTGCGCGACCATTACGGCATGACGCAATGCGTCATCGATCCGGACTCGCCGGCCTTCGCCCAGGCCGAGAAGCTGCGCTCGGAATGGGTCGCCCGCTTCGACGGCGAGGTGCGCAGACGTCCGGCCGGCAACGAGAACGCCGAAACGCCGACCGGCGCGATCGAGGTCTATGTGCGCGAGATCGAGGTGCTGGGGCCGGCCGCCGAGCTGCCGTTGCCCGTCTTCGGCGATCAGCCCTACCCCGAGGAGACGCGGCTCAAATACCGATTCCTGGATCTGCGCCGAGAGAAGCTGCACGCCAACATCATGCTGCGCGGCAAGGTCATCGACGAGCTGCGCGCGCGCATGAAGCGCCAAGGCTTCTTCGAGTTCCAGACGCCGATCCTGACCGCCTCCTCGCCCGAAGGCGCGCGCGACTTCCTCGTGCCCTCGCGCATCCACCCGGGCAAGTTCTACGCGCTGCCGCAGGCGCCGCAGCAATATAAGCAGCTTTTGATGATGGCGGGCTTCGACCGCTATTTCCAGATCGCGCCCTGCTTTCGCGACGAGGACCCGCGCGCCGACCGCCTCCCCGGCGAATTCTACCAGCTCGACGTCGAGATGAGCTTCGTCACGCAGGAAGACGTTTTCGCCGCGCTCGAGCCCGTGATCCATGGCGTCTTCGACCTCTTCAAGGGCGAGCGAGTCGTTCGCCCCGGCCCCTGGCCGCGCATTCCCTATGCCGAGGCGATGCTGAAATACGGCACCGACAAGCCGGATCTGCGCAATCCGCTCGAAATCGTCGACGTGTCGGAGGAATTTTCGCGCGACGACGTCTCCTTCAAGGCCTTCAGGGGCAAGGTGGTGCGCGCGATTCCGGCGCCGGGCGCCGCGGCGCAGCCCCGCAGCTTCTTCGACAAGCTCAACGACTGGGCGCGTTCCGAGGGCGCGCCAGGCTTGGGCTATGTGATCTTTGAGGAGGAGAATGGCGCGCTCGCCGGCAAGGGGCCGATCGCCAAATTCATCCCCGCGGAAGTCCAGGCCGCCATTGCCGCCAAGGCGCGCGTTAAGGCCGGCGACGCCGTGTTCTTCTCCGCGGGCGAAGAGACGGCGGCGGCCAAGCTCGCCGGGCAGGCGCGTCTTCGCATCGGCGCCGAGCTCGACGTGACCAAGACCGACAGCTTCGAATTCTGCTGGGTCGTCGACTTCCCGATGTTCGAATGGAACGAGGACGAGAAGAAGGTCGACTTCTCGCACAATCCCTTCTCCATGCCGCAGGGCGGGCTCGACGCGCTCGACACGATGGACCCGCTGCAAATTAAGGCGTTTCAATATGACATCGCCTGCAACGGCTTCGAGATCGCCTCGGGCGGCGTCCGCAACCATCGGCCGGAGGCCATGGTGCGGGCCTTCGAGATCGCTGGCTACGGCGAGGAGGAGGTGGTGCAGCGGTTCGGCGGCATGTATCGCGCCTTCCACTATGGCGCGCCGCCGCATGGCGGCATGGCGGCGGGACTGGACCGCATCGTGATGCTGCTCGCCGGCGAGCAGAATCTGCGCGAGGTGACGCTCTTCCCGATGAACCAGCGCGCCGAGGACTTGCTGATGAGCGCGCCCTCCGAGGCGACGCCGAAGCAGTTGCGGGAGCTGCATCTGCGGGTCAACCCGCCGCAGAAGACTTAG